One genomic window of Halovivax cerinus includes the following:
- a CDS encoding DUF7528 family protein, with amino-acid sequence MDTRRPPSRSTTSASRTRCTRAHPGPSYPEPTLAAAKDPSTPVEANAYIDPARSGQRCHGVLALLIEKFSGDGTAVRTVCRQSEADGRRDVVRVRVDGHELRLTESAARDLRRALDEALATERVLGRTIGTRRPDGRYVVERRGVTSTGNRKVFDSFDELRDRYESLPATFTAADLERPGLTGSRRHAVLWHLVEHPAFDCDLERKQPLTAKKRTG; translated from the coding sequence CTGGACACGCGACGGCCCCCGTCTCGAAGTACGACCAGCGCGTCCCGCACTCGGTGCACTCGCGCTCACCCCGGACCTTCATACCCGGAACCGACGCTCGCCGCGGCCAAAGACCCATCGACACCGGTCGAGGCAAACGCTTACATCGATCCGGCAAGAAGCGGACAGCGATGCCACGGAGTACTCGCGCTCCTGATCGAGAAATTCTCCGGTGATGGGACAGCCGTTCGAACGGTCTGCCGACAGTCCGAAGCCGACGGTAGACGGGACGTCGTCCGGGTACGCGTCGACGGACACGAACTCCGACTCACCGAATCGGCAGCGAGGGACCTCCGGCGGGCCCTGGACGAGGCGCTCGCGACCGAGCGCGTCCTGGGACGAACGATCGGAACCCGACGCCCCGACGGGCGATACGTCGTCGAACGTCGCGGAGTCACCTCGACCGGCAACCGGAAGGTGTTCGACTCGTTCGACGAACTGAGAGACCGCTACGAGTCGCTCCCGGCCACCTTCACGGCGGCCGACCTCGAACGGCCGGGACTGACGGGGAGCCGACGACACGCGGTCCTCTGGCACCTCGTCGAACACCCGGCGTTCGACTGCGACCTCGAACGCAAACAACCGCTCACGGCGAAGAAGCGCACGGGGTGA
- a CDS encoding DUF7117 family protein, which translates to MKVRGERECTECGTRWSYFETGAVACPGCGSLRSVGSGDRRRHTDAPVSLDLTPVRAEIDDRPLTDLTAHATELCREYVARRGFISGGDLRPLDETFVAALELRYVDGLLAGRRALADDERLYTLALLRDADEGTRPPVSDVPGSVRSARGLAVSRAVTEYRRAIGDWCDDRRLEPEMATALETLTDHATRLDQLDGDVRPETAETILTAAGSLGDAIRGESECDPDAIVADLDDLEYLE; encoded by the coding sequence ATGAAGGTCCGGGGTGAGCGCGAGTGCACCGAGTGCGGGACGCGCTGGTCGTACTTCGAGACGGGGGCCGTCGCGTGTCCAGGCTGCGGCAGTCTCCGCAGCGTCGGTTCGGGCGACCGTCGACGACACACCGACGCCCCAGTATCACTCGATCTCACTCCCGTCCGTGCCGAAATAGACGACCGACCCCTGACCGACCTGACAGCGCACGCGACGGAACTGTGTCGCGAGTACGTCGCCCGCCGCGGGTTCATCTCCGGAGGCGACCTCCGTCCTCTCGACGAGACGTTCGTCGCTGCACTCGAACTCCGGTACGTTGATGGCCTACTCGCTGGCCGGCGGGCGCTCGCCGACGACGAACGACTGTACACGCTCGCCTTGCTCCGGGACGCGGACGAAGGAACCCGACCCCCGGTCTCTGACGTACCCGGCTCCGTGCGTTCGGCACGCGGGCTCGCCGTCTCGCGCGCGGTGACGGAGTACCGTCGAGCGATCGGTGACTGGTGCGACGACCGTCGGCTCGAACCGGAGATGGCGACCGCACTCGAGACGCTCACCGATCACGCCACGCGACTCGACCAGCTCGATGGCGACGTGCGTCCCGAGACGGCAGAAACCATCCTCACGGCGGCGGGGTCGCTCGGCGACGCGATCCGTGGAGAGAGCGAGTGCGATCCCGACGCGATCGTCGCCGACCTGGACGACCTGGAGTACCTGGAGTGA
- a CDS encoding VOC family protein: MSDESIPVSAERPDSPMRTTGTDHVTIWGSNAEDTIAFYRDVLGMRLVLRQPNLDDPSQTHLFFDTGDGRIVTFFVGDRPSNPNPQRGGVGSVHHLAFRFAPDRFEEVMEALDEKGRGYNVFDRGIFQSLYTHDQDGLVIELTTDKYDIPDDRRAEVLATTQRIREDDGAEYAKDEHLKAALDELGIDAEPHDLPDAASGVGGID, translated from the coding sequence ATGAGCGACGAATCCATTCCCGTGAGTGCGGAGCGACCCGATAGTCCGATGCGAACCACCGGGACCGACCACGTCACGATCTGGGGGTCGAACGCCGAGGACACGATCGCGTTCTACCGCGACGTACTCGGGATGCGACTCGTGCTTCGCCAGCCGAACCTCGACGACCCGTCCCAGACCCACCTGTTCTTCGACACCGGCGACGGCCGCATCGTGACGTTCTTCGTCGGCGATCGGCCGTCGAACCCGAACCCACAGCGCGGCGGCGTCGGCTCCGTCCACCACCTCGCTTTTCGTTTCGCCCCCGACCGGTTCGAGGAGGTCATGGAGGCACTCGACGAGAAGGGTCGGGGCTACAACGTCTTCGACCGCGGAATCTTCCAGTCGCTGTACACGCACGACCAGGACGGACTCGTGATCGAACTCACGACGGACAAGTACGACATCCCCGACGACCGCCGCGCGGAGGTACTCGCCACGACCCAGCGCATCCGCGAGGATGACGGCGCCGAGTACGCGAAGGACGAGCACCTGAAAGCGGCGCTCGACGAACTCGGGATCGACGCCGAACCGCACGACCTGCCCGACGCGGCGAGCGGCGTCGGCGGGATCGATTGA
- the folD gene encoding bifunctional methylenetetrahydrofolate dehydrogenase/methenyltetrahydrofolate cyclohydrolase FolD → MAEHIDGNAVAADIRGELEGAIETLADAGARPGLATVLMGDDPASQTYVNMKQRDCEEVGIEGHHVDVDGDADPETLYETIDSLNADENVHGYLVQDPVPDHVDYREVIRRIAPEKDVDGFHPENVGRLVAGDARYRPCTPHGVQKLLEAYDVDTEGADVTIVGRSRIVGKPLANLLMQKADDGNATVTVTHSRTEDLAAKTRQADILVAAVGVPAMIDASMVSEGTVVIDVGINRVDADTEKGYELVGDVDFDAVEPKASKITPVPGGVGPMTRAMLLYNTVKAAGIQEGVEVDLP, encoded by the coding sequence ATGGCCGAACATATCGACGGGAACGCAGTTGCAGCTGACATTCGCGGCGAGCTCGAAGGCGCCATCGAGACGCTGGCCGACGCCGGTGCGAGACCCGGTCTGGCAACGGTTCTGATGGGTGACGACCCCGCGAGCCAGACCTACGTGAACATGAAACAGCGCGACTGCGAGGAGGTCGGCATCGAGGGCCACCACGTCGACGTGGACGGCGACGCCGACCCGGAGACGCTCTACGAGACGATCGACTCGTTGAACGCCGACGAGAACGTCCACGGCTACCTCGTGCAGGATCCCGTCCCGGACCACGTCGACTACCGCGAAGTGATCCGTCGGATCGCGCCCGAGAAGGACGTCGACGGCTTCCACCCGGAGAACGTCGGTCGGCTCGTCGCCGGGGACGCCCGGTACCGCCCCTGTACGCCTCACGGCGTCCAGAAACTGCTCGAGGCGTACGACGTCGACACCGAGGGTGCCGACGTGACGATCGTCGGCCGGTCGCGCATCGTGGGCAAGCCGCTCGCGAACCTGCTCATGCAGAAGGCCGACGACGGCAACGCGACGGTGACCGTGACCCACTCGCGGACCGAGGACCTCGCTGCGAAGACGCGCCAGGCCGATATTCTCGTGGCGGCGGTCGGCGTCCCCGCCATGATCGACGCCTCGATGGTGAGCGAGGGAACCGTCGTGATCGACGTCGGAATCAACCGCGTGGACGCGGACACCGAGAAGGGATACGAGCTCGTCGGTGACGTCGACTTCGACGCCGTCGAACCGAAGGCGAGCAAGATCACACCCGTCCCCGGCGGCGTCGGCCCGATGACGCGTGCGATGTTGCTGTACAACACGGTCAAGGCAGCAGGCATTCAGGAAGGGGTCGAAGTCGACCTTCCGTAG
- the glyA gene encoding serine hydroxymethyltransferase — MDHDAVRAVDPAVADALEAEVDRQRTSLQMIASENHVSEAVLSAQGSALTNKYAEGYPEARYYGGCEHADTVESLAIERAKELFGAEHVNVQPHSGTQANQAVYYAMLEPGDKILSLDLNHGGHLSHGHPANFTGQLYEVEQYEVDAGTGYIDYDGLAEQAEAFAPDIIVSGYSAYPREVEWETIQSVADDVGALHLADIAHITGLVAAGVHPSPVGVADFVTGSTHKTIRAGRGGIVMTDEAYADDVDSAVFPGGQGGPLMHNIAGKAVGFAEALEPAFEDYAEQTVENAQVLGETLVDHGFSLVSGGTDNHLVLVDLRESHPDTSGGDAEDALEAADIVLNANTVPGETRSPFDPSGIRAGTPALTTRGFDVNEVQQVGDLIARVIDAPDDEAVRASVRDEVATLCEANPLYE; from the coding sequence ATGGACCACGATGCAGTCAGGGCCGTCGATCCGGCCGTCGCCGACGCGCTAGAGGCAGAAGTCGACCGACAGCGAACGTCGCTACAGATGATCGCGAGCGAGAACCACGTGAGCGAAGCGGTACTGAGTGCGCAGGGGAGCGCCCTGACGAACAAGTACGCCGAAGGGTACCCCGAAGCGCGCTACTACGGCGGCTGCGAACACGCCGACACGGTCGAGAGTCTCGCTATCGAGCGCGCGAAAGAACTCTTCGGCGCGGAACACGTCAACGTACAGCCCCACTCCGGTACGCAGGCCAATCAGGCGGTCTACTACGCGATGCTCGAACCCGGCGACAAGATCCTCTCGCTCGATCTCAACCACGGCGGGCACCTGAGCCACGGCCACCCCGCGAACTTCACCGGCCAGCTCTACGAGGTCGAACAGTACGAGGTCGACGCGGGGACGGGCTACATCGATTACGACGGCCTCGCCGAGCAGGCCGAAGCGTTCGCACCCGACATCATCGTCTCGGGGTACTCCGCGTACCCGCGTGAGGTCGAGTGGGAGACGATCCAGTCCGTCGCCGACGACGTCGGCGCGCTCCACCTCGCCGACATCGCACACATCACGGGACTCGTCGCCGCCGGCGTCCACCCGTCACCCGTCGGCGTCGCCGACTTCGTCACCGGCAGTACGCACAAGACGATCCGGGCCGGCCGCGGCGGGATCGTGATGACCGACGAGGCATATGCCGACGACGTCGATTCGGCCGTCTTCCCCGGTGGCCAGGGCGGGCCCCTCATGCACAACATCGCCGGCAAAGCCGTCGGCTTCGCCGAGGCGCTCGAACCGGCGTTCGAAGACTACGCCGAACAGACCGTCGAGAACGCACAGGTGCTCGGGGAGACGCTCGTCGATCACGGCTTCTCGCTCGTCTCCGGCGGTACCGACAATCACCTCGTGCTCGTCGACCTGCGGGAGTCACACCCGGATACGTCGGGTGGGGACGCCGAAGACGCCCTGGAGGCGGCCGACATCGTCCTCAACGCCAACACCGTCCCCGGCGAGACGCGCAGTCCGTTCGACCCGAGCGGCATCCGCGCCGGAACGCCGGCGCTGACGACGCGCGGCTTCGATGTGAACGAAGTTCAACAGGTTGGCGATCTCATCGCGCGCGTGATCGACGCCCCCGACGACGAGGCCGTTCGCGCGTCGGTCCGCGACGAGGTCGCCACCCTCTGTGAGGCGAACCCTCTGTACGAGTGA
- the tbsP gene encoding transcriptional regulator TbsP gives MESNLLNRQIDDIVETVLSETSGDVYMVNPSWDAIEDFVSVATAYDGDLPMVHMLADERTLKDVMDDFIVASNAADLIDEDALALRTLEETPENSLLVTEDAVVAIVHAADRVGGLVSDDDEFVQATMDTYADRWEDAEAFNLRTPPITRVRETLSDEISPDAEEDFTAILGSLETARGDGEGLDEVTISLLVAARNEALLYDISKWGEDVGIASKATFSRTKTKLEDMGLIDTEKVPIDVGRPRLRLKIGDDRLAEADNGQLATVAQSMLT, from the coding sequence ATGGAATCGAATTTACTGAACCGCCAGATTGACGATATCGTCGAAACAGTACTGTCGGAAACTAGTGGTGACGTCTACATGGTCAACCCCTCGTGGGACGCGATCGAGGACTTCGTCTCCGTCGCGACCGCGTACGACGGCGACCTCCCGATGGTGCACATGCTCGCGGACGAACGGACGTTGAAAGACGTCATGGACGACTTCATCGTCGCGAGTAATGCCGCGGACCTGATCGACGAGGACGCCCTCGCGCTGCGTACCCTAGAGGAGACCCCGGAGAACTCCCTGCTGGTCACGGAGGACGCCGTGGTCGCCATCGTACACGCGGCCGATCGCGTCGGTGGCCTCGTCTCCGACGACGACGAGTTCGTCCAGGCGACGATGGACACCTACGCGGACCGCTGGGAGGATGCCGAAGCGTTCAACCTCCGGACGCCGCCGATCACGCGCGTCCGAGAGACCCTCTCGGACGAGATCAGCCCGGACGCCGAGGAGGACTTCACTGCCATCCTCGGCTCGCTCGAAACGGCTCGCGGTGACGGCGAGGGCCTCGACGAGGTGACCATCTCGCTGCTCGTCGCCGCCCGTAACGAAGCGCTGCTCTACGACATCAGCAAGTGGGGCGAGGACGTCGGGATCGCCTCGAAGGCGACGTTCAGCCGAACGAAGACGAAGCTCGAGGACATGGGCCTCATCGACACGGAGAAGGTTCCGATCGACGTCGGCCGACCGCGACTCCGCCTCAAGATCGGTGACGACCGCCTCGCCGAAGCCGACAACGGGCAACTCGCGACGGTCGCCCAGAGCATGCTCACGTAG
- a CDS encoding RNase P subunit p30 family protein yields MYDAVTVDRERTSLELVADRAESYGFDGIVVRNADSVDALDGVDVGDSIDLVDGATVRSADPHRAGGAVGNARSEHTMVIVEGGSPSINRFAVETVAVDVLSRPMADDGDVNHVLVKAAVDNGVRIEFDLDGVLRRTGGRRVRTIQSLRKLHELVTYYDAPYVVSAGATSHLELRAPRELCAVADQLGISAAWLRDGLAEWGRLAARNRHVRSGSFIEPGVERGRYEADR; encoded by the coding sequence ATGTACGATGCCGTCACGGTCGACCGTGAGCGTACGTCGCTCGAACTGGTCGCCGACCGCGCCGAGAGCTACGGATTCGACGGCATCGTCGTTCGAAACGCCGACTCGGTCGATGCGCTGGACGGCGTCGACGTCGGAGATTCGATCGACCTCGTGGATGGTGCGACCGTCAGATCGGCGGACCCACACCGTGCCGGCGGGGCCGTCGGAAACGCCCGCTCCGAGCACACGATGGTCATCGTCGAGGGCGGCTCGCCGTCTATCAACCGGTTCGCGGTCGAGACCGTCGCCGTGGACGTCCTCTCGCGACCGATGGCCGACGACGGGGACGTCAACCACGTGCTGGTGAAGGCGGCCGTCGACAACGGCGTCAGGATCGAGTTCGACCTAGACGGCGTTCTCCGTCGGACCGGCGGCCGCCGCGTCCGTACGATCCAGTCTCTCAGGAAACTCCACGAACTCGTCACGTACTACGACGCCCCCTACGTGGTGAGCGCCGGCGCGACGTCACACCTGGAGCTGCGCGCCCCGCGAGAGCTCTGTGCCGTGGCTGACCAACTTGGAATCTCGGCTGCGTGGCTCAGAGATGGTCTGGCGGAGTGGGGACGGCTGGCGGCGCGCAACCGTCACGTTCGGTCCGGGTCTTTCATTGAGCCCGGGGTCGAACGGGGGCGATATGAAGCGGACCGTTGA
- a CDS encoding class I SAM-dependent methyltransferase, translated as MKRTVEEHAARFDEHAPAYDDSKTPEYRACADLVVDHAAPGADDVVLDLGTGTGAIALALAGDAERVVGRDISEGMMDEARAKAADESIENVAFDYGTFREPAYDGPATIVVSNFAMHHLANEEKREAIDRIAAYDPDRFVLGDVMFFGEPDPDEPFFSPDVDDPATVGHLVDALTDAGFAVTAAERVHDQVGVLVAERHSDREAAP; from the coding sequence ATGAAGCGGACCGTTGAGGAGCACGCTGCCCGATTCGACGAGCACGCACCGGCGTACGACGACTCGAAAACGCCCGAGTACCGGGCGTGCGCCGACCTCGTCGTCGATCACGCCGCGCCCGGAGCCGACGACGTCGTCCTCGACCTGGGCACCGGCACCGGCGCCATCGCGCTGGCGCTCGCCGGGGACGCAGAGCGCGTCGTCGGTCGAGACATCAGCGAGGGAATGATGGACGAAGCACGGGCGAAGGCAGCCGACGAGAGTATCGAGAACGTCGCGTTCGACTACGGAACCTTCCGGGAACCCGCCTACGATGGGCCGGCGACGATCGTCGTTTCGAACTTCGCGATGCACCATCTAGCGAACGAGGAAAAGCGCGAAGCGATCGATCGGATCGCCGCGTACGACCCCGACCGGTTCGTCCTCGGTGACGTCATGTTCTTCGGCGAACCGGACCCCGACGAGCCCTTCTTCAGCCCGGACGTAGACGACCCGGCGACGGTCGGACACCTCGTCGACGCGCTGACCGACGCCGGGTTCGCGGTCACGGCCGCCGAGCGCGTCCACGACCAGGTCGGGGTTCTCGTCGCCGAGCGCCACTCGGACCGTGAGGCGGCCCCATGA
- the psmA gene encoding archaeal proteasome endopeptidase complex subunit alpha: protein MQGQAQQQAYDRGITIFSPDGRLYQVEYAREAVKRGTASIGIRTSDGVVLAVDKRIPSPLLEDSSVEKIHKADDHIGIASAGHVADARQLIDFARRQAQVNQLRYGEPIGVEGLTKEITDHIQQYTQVGGARPFGVALIVGGIQNGEPRLFETDPSGTPYEWKALAVGADRAELQEYLEEHYDDDATLDDGITLALDALASVNDGSLLPSEVGLSTVDVETESFEIFDQDRIESALDDADLLGEDEPEDDDEE, encoded by the coding sequence ATGCAGGGACAAGCCCAACAGCAGGCCTACGACCGCGGCATCACGATCTTCTCACCTGATGGCCGACTCTATCAGGTCGAGTACGCCCGCGAGGCCGTCAAACGTGGTACGGCGAGCATCGGCATCCGAACGAGCGACGGCGTCGTTCTCGCGGTGGACAAGCGGATTCCCTCGCCACTGTTAGAGGACTCCTCCGTCGAGAAGATACACAAGGCAGACGACCACATCGGCATCGCGAGCGCCGGTCACGTCGCCGACGCCCGTCAGCTGATCGACTTCGCCCGTCGCCAGGCCCAGGTAAACCAGTTGCGCTACGGCGAACCGATCGGCGTCGAGGGGTTGACGAAGGAGATCACGGATCACATCCAGCAGTACACGCAGGTCGGCGGCGCGCGCCCGTTCGGGGTCGCACTGATCGTCGGCGGCATCCAAAACGGCGAACCGCGCCTCTTCGAGACCGATCCCTCCGGGACGCCGTACGAGTGGAAGGCCCTCGCGGTCGGCGCCGACCGGGCCGAACTCCAGGAGTACCTGGAAGAACACTACGACGACGACGCGACGCTCGACGACGGCATCACCCTCGCGCTCGACGCGCTGGCCTCCGTCAACGACGGCTCGCTGCTTCCCTCGGAGGTCGGACTGTCCACCGTCGACGTCGAGACTGAGTCCTTCGAAATCTTCGACCAGGACCGGATCGAGTCCGCCCTCGACGATGCGGACCTTCTGGGCGAAGACGAACCGGAAGACGACGACGAGGAGTAA
- a CDS encoding ribosome assembly factor SBDS — protein MISLDEAVTAQLESHGERFEVLVDPDAALAIKRGEFDGDLEDVIAAEDVFENASRGDRPAETALEDVFGTTDPLEIIPEVIDRGEIQITAEQRREMQEQKRKNLITRIARNAVNPQMDDAPHPPDRIESALEEAGFQVDPMEPVEEQVDDALDALRPVIPIRFEEVTIAVSLPAEYAGSTQAKVRQYGDLEREEWQADGSWIGVVTFPAGLQNDFYDLVNEHTSGEAETQVVKDKDDLNTR, from the coding sequence ATGATATCACTCGACGAGGCGGTGACGGCGCAACTCGAGTCACACGGGGAGCGCTTCGAGGTCCTGGTCGATCCGGACGCAGCGCTCGCCATCAAGCGCGGCGAGTTCGACGGTGACCTGGAGGACGTCATCGCTGCGGAGGACGTCTTCGAGAACGCCTCCCGGGGCGATCGGCCGGCGGAGACGGCACTGGAGGACGTCTTCGGGACGACCGACCCGCTCGAGATCATCCCCGAGGTGATCGACCGCGGCGAGATCCAGATCACGGCCGAACAGCGCCGGGAGATGCAAGAACAGAAGCGAAAGAATCTGATAACGCGCATCGCGCGCAACGCGGTGAACCCGCAGATGGACGACGCCCCGCACCCACCAGACCGTATCGAGAGCGCCCTGGAGGAGGCGGGATTCCAGGTCGACCCGATGGAACCGGTCGAAGAACAGGTCGACGACGCGCTCGACGCGCTTCGGCCGGTCATTCCGATCCGGTTCGAGGAGGTGACGATCGCGGTGTCACTCCCGGCGGAGTACGCCGGCAGCACGCAGGCGAAAGTACGCCAGTACGGCGATTTAGAGCGCGAAGAGTGGCAGGCTGACGGCTCCTGGATCGGCGTCGTCACGTTTCCGGCCGGCCTCCAGAACGACTTCTACGACCTCGTCAACGAACACACGAGCGGCGAGGCCGAGACGCAGGTGGTCAAGGACAAGGACGACCTGAACACGCGATAG
- the hflX gene encoding GTPase HflX: MNAVVAKRVDSGVPDTSEITDLASAAGYTVVGECTQTRSADPALQFGEGKVDELAALVAETSAATVVFDNRLGPYQTYNLGRRLPEGVEVIDRFTLILEIFGQRAQTRTAQLQVELAQLRYELPRAEAKASLARRDEHPGFMGLGEYDESREEDIKAQISRIRDELDSIERTEEQRRERRRDSGFDLVALAGYTNAGKSTLLRRLASDVAVDENEDLHPDLDATARSEDRLFTTLGTTTRRADIEPRDVLVTDTVGFISDLPHWLVESFKSTLDSVYRADLVLLVVDVSEPIDSIHEKLVTSHDTLYERNEAPIVTVFNKIDRVSEDDLAEKRDALSGLAPNPVAVSAREGEHVDRLLARIDADLPDWERERLVLPMTDETMSVVSWIHDNAHVEDVTYGDTDVHVAFEARPEIVSRARTRAGDLREIAADSV, from the coding sequence ATGAACGCCGTCGTCGCCAAACGCGTCGACTCGGGCGTCCCGGACACGAGTGAGATCACCGACCTCGCGTCGGCCGCCGGCTACACCGTCGTGGGCGAGTGTACACAGACGCGAAGCGCGGATCCCGCGTTACAATTTGGCGAGGGAAAAGTCGACGAACTCGCAGCCCTCGTCGCAGAGACGAGCGCGGCGACCGTCGTCTTCGACAACCGACTCGGCCCGTACCAGACGTACAACCTCGGCCGCCGCCTACCCGAGGGCGTCGAGGTGATCGATCGATTCACGCTCATCCTCGAGATCTTCGGCCAGCGCGCCCAGACGCGTACGGCCCAACTCCAGGTCGAACTGGCGCAATTGCGCTACGAGTTGCCGCGTGCGGAAGCGAAGGCGAGCCTCGCCCGACGCGACGAACACCCCGGATTCATGGGACTCGGCGAGTACGACGAGAGCCGGGAGGAGGACATCAAGGCCCAGATCAGTCGAATCCGGGACGAGCTCGACTCGATCGAACGGACCGAAGAGCAACGGCGCGAGCGCCGCCGGGATTCGGGGTTCGACCTGGTCGCGCTGGCGGGCTATACGAACGCCGGCAAATCGACGCTACTCCGACGGCTGGCGAGCGACGTGGCCGTCGACGAGAACGAGGACCTCCACCCGGATCTCGACGCGACCGCCCGGTCCGAAGACCGCCTCTTCACGACGCTGGGAACGACGACGCGCCGTGCCGACATCGAGCCGCGCGACGTGCTGGTCACGGACACCGTCGGGTTCATCTCCGATCTCCCACACTGGCTCGTCGAGTCGTTCAAGTCGACGCTGGATTCGGTCTACCGGGCCGACCTGGTGTTACTCGTCGTCGACGTCAGCGAACCGATCGACTCGATCCACGAGAAACTCGTGACCAGCCACGACACGCTCTACGAGCGAAACGAGGCGCCGATCGTGACGGTCTTCAACAAGATCGATCGGGTGAGTGAGGACGATCTCGCCGAGAAGCGCGACGCCCTCTCCGGACTCGCGCCGAACCCGGTCGCGGTGAGTGCTCGCGAGGGCGAACACGTCGACCGGCTGTTAGCGCGTATCGACGCGGACCTCCCCGACTGGGAACGCGAGCGCCTCGTCCTTCCGATGACCGACGAGACGATGAGCGTCGTCTCGTGGATCCACGACAACGCCCACGTCGAAGACGTCACCTACGGCGATACGGACGTTCACGTCGCGTTCGAGGCGCGTCCGGAGATCGTCTCCAGGGCGCGGACGCGTGCGGGTGACCTGCGCGAGATCGCCGCCGACTCGGTCTGA
- a CDS encoding HAD family hydrolase, whose product MVTHDTLYELYESYDTDALRAYQEFVDLLPPVDSRVVLEFWERADAELERRKDRIRSAFDAGETLAGVASRATRDQAFTALDLYSSHGRPVTVLVLDVDETLRSAGGTDNEIPLETLHAITEFHEAGVPVVICTGQTLENVKGFAIQGLGSELVHSGDLAIVYEAGTGVFAPGHGAETKQLLYDDLAESIRSIFEDVRGRVLTEAPADLRRGCHLQGNEFNVTVKPNYEIGSPAARELIDDALVYLLDLLADAVDEHLSAAGSDASIEPGRVDHRSLTRAFYADADPEIRRVLERDGVYPGTDANGRSDAYTDVLERIDVAYYEADAAEIGSRELTKVAGVERAFDVLDVADPFALVMGDSKSDLRVMEWVAETDAGIAAAPEHASQAVLEHALATDELVFDRGKSVDVLRTIAAMNEFALLRE is encoded by the coding sequence ATGGTCACTCACGACACGCTCTACGAACTGTACGAGTCCTACGACACGGACGCGCTGCGGGCGTATCAGGAGTTCGTCGACCTCCTTCCACCGGTGGACTCTCGGGTCGTTCTGGAGTTCTGGGAGCGGGCGGACGCCGAACTCGAGCGACGGAAGGACCGAATCCGATCGGCCTTCGACGCCGGTGAGACGCTCGCCGGCGTGGCCTCGCGCGCGACCCGCGATCAGGCGTTCACCGCGCTCGATCTGTACTCGTCGCACGGGCGGCCCGTCACGGTCCTCGTTCTGGACGTCGACGAGACGCTTCGCTCGGCCGGAGGGACGGACAACGAGATTCCGCTCGAGACCCTCCACGCAATCACCGAGTTTCACGAGGCGGGCGTCCCCGTCGTGATCTGCACCGGGCAGACGCTCGAGAACGTCAAGGGATTCGCGATTCAGGGACTCGGCAGCGAACTCGTCCACTCGGGCGATCTCGCGATCGTGTACGAGGCGGGGACCGGCGTCTTCGCGCCGGGACACGGCGCCGAGACGAAGCAGTTGCTGTACGACGACCTGGCTGAATCCATCCGTTCGATCTTCGAGGACGTCCGTGGTCGCGTCCTGACCGAGGCGCCCGCGGACCTGCGTCGCGGCTGTCACCTGCAGGGTAACGAGTTCAACGTCACGGTAAAGCCCAACTACGAGATCGGCTCGCCCGCCGCTCGCGAATTGATCGACGACGCGCTCGTCTACCTGCTCGACCTGCTCGCCGACGCCGTCGACGAACACCTGTCGGCGGCTGGATCTGACGCGTCGATCGAGCCCGGACGCGTCGATCACCGTTCGCTGACGCGGGCGTTCTACGCGGACGCCGATCCCGAGATCCGACGTGTGCTCGAACGCGACGGTGTCTATCCGGGGACCGACGCGAACGGCCGATCCGACGCCTATACGGACGTACTGGAGCGCATCGACGTCGCGTACTACGAGGCCGACGCCGCCGAGATCGGTAGCCGGGAACTCACCAAGGTGGCGGGTGTCGAACGGGCGTTCGACGTCCTCGACGTGGCGGATCCGTTCGCGCTCGTCATGGGCGATTCGAAGAGCGACCTGCGGGTGATGGAGTGGGTGGCCGAGACCGACGCGGGCATCGCTGCGGCGCCGGAACACGCCTCCCAGGCGGTTCTCGAACACGCACTCGCGACCGACGAACTCGTCTTCGACCGCGGAAAGAGCGTCGACGTTCTGCGGACGATCGCGGCGATGAACGAGTTCGCCCTGTTGCGCGAGTGA